The stretch of DNA GCGGTGTACCCGGCTGGCGACCCGAGGCAACGCGGAACCGTGCCCTCCTGTCGCCGGAGCCGGACACAAGCGCACTTCTCCCCCGGAGGTGGAAACAGTATCTACATCCACCCGCGGGAACCTGACGAGTCCGCCGCACGACACCGCCCAGCATCAAGGCACGAGAGATGAGCGAGATACCGAGCAAGCTGCGCCCTGTGATCCTGTCCGGCGGCAGCGGGTCGCGGCTGTGGCCGATGTCGCGCGAGCTGCAGCCCAAGCAGCTGCTGGCGCTGGCCGGCGAGCGCACGCTGCTG from Azospirillaceae bacterium encodes:
- a CDS encoding sugar phosphate nucleotidyltransferase — encoded protein: MSEIPSKLRPVILSGGSGSRLWPMSRELQPKQLLALAGERTLL